The Miscanthus floridulus cultivar M001 chromosome 17, ASM1932011v1, whole genome shotgun sequence genome has a window encoding:
- the LOC136515609 gene encoding protein MAIN-LIKE 1-like, with product MVYDERYTPLLKLANLAIVAHVCRRGTPPFNPVALTVLIDRWCLETHSFHLPCGEMMVTLEDVAMILRVKIQGFPLIGDTESEGWQQRVEHFLGRPLAAVEAGKKWRSSGVSLRWLHQQFWECPPNVDAQTMTYYCRAYILHMFGTVLFPDGTGDTASWMYILCLWNWEDAGNRSWGLAILAFLYR from the coding sequence atggtctacgacgagaggtacacgcccctcctgAAGCTGGCAAACCTTGCTATCGTTGCTCATGTTTGTCGTCGAGgcacgccacctttcaacccagTGGCGCTGACGGTGTTGATAGATCGGTGGTGTCTGGAGAcacacagctttcacctaccGTGCGGGGAGATGATGGTCACTCTCGAggacgttgccatgatccttAGAGTCAAAATCCAAGGATTCCCACTGATAGGAGACACGGAGTctgaaggatggcagcagcgggttgagcacttcttgggacgtcccctagcggcagttgaggctggcaagaaatggcgcagcagtggggtgtccctgaggtggcttcATCAGCAGTTTTGGGAGTGCCCACCCAATGTAGACGCCCAGACCATGACATACTACTGTCGGGCCTACATCCTGCACATGTTTGGTacggttctcttccctgacggcaCTGGAGACACGGCGTCCTGGATGTACATCTTGTGCCTTTGGAACTGGGAGGATGccggcaataggagttggggcttagctatacttgccttcctgtacCGTTAG